From Thalassococcus sp. S3, one genomic window encodes:
- a CDS encoding ABC transporter substrate-binding protein, giving the protein MKRLTRTLSAALMGASALGLLAGAATAQDLRIALQSDADVLDPDQSRTFVGRIVYASLCDKLVDITPELEIIPQLATDWEYSGDGLALTMTLRDGVVFHDGTPFNAEAVAANIERSQTLPESRRKSELASVTGTEVLGEYEIRLDLAAPDATLLAQLADRSGMMLSPTATAEAGADFGLNPVCSGPFSFSERVAQDRIVLERFAEYWNADAISFDSVTFLPIPDTTVRLANLQSGDIHMLERLAATDLAQAEGDADITVASAVSLGYQGITFNVNNGPRSDNPWGNDKRLRQALSYAVDREALNQVVFEGAFAPGNQSFPPNSPWYDTDHPVPARDVDKAKALLAEAGYPDGIDLEVQVTNTTVLLQLMQVVQAMAAEAGIRISLTSKEFATLLADQSAGEYQASQIGWSGRVDPDGNIHQFVTTDGGINDSGFSDPKVDELLDAARISTDATERKESYDAARDILIDEAPLVYLYHQTWIWAHTAALQGFTPYPDGMIRLEGVTLQE; this is encoded by the coding sequence ATGAAACGCCTGACCCGGACCCTGTCCGCCGCCCTGATGGGGGCGTCCGCCCTCGGCCTTCTGGCCGGGGCCGCCACCGCGCAGGACCTGCGCATCGCGCTGCAATCGGATGCCGACGTGCTCGATCCCGACCAGTCGCGCACCTTTGTCGGGCGGATCGTCTATGCGTCGCTTTGCGACAAGCTGGTGGACATCACGCCCGAGCTTGAGATCATCCCTCAACTGGCCACCGATTGGGAGTATTCTGGCGACGGTCTGGCGCTGACGATGACGCTGCGCGACGGCGTGGTGTTCCATGACGGCACGCCCTTCAACGCCGAGGCGGTCGCAGCCAACATCGAACGCTCCCAGACCCTGCCCGAAAGCCGGCGCAAGTCCGAGCTTGCCTCCGTCACCGGCACCGAGGTGCTGGGCGAGTATGAAATCAGGCTCGACCTTGCCGCCCCCGACGCCACGCTGCTGGCGCAACTCGCCGACCGGTCCGGCATGATGCTCTCGCCCACGGCGACCGCCGAAGCCGGTGCCGATTTCGGGCTGAACCCGGTCTGTTCAGGGCCGTTTTCCTTCTCCGAACGCGTGGCACAGGACCGGATCGTGCTTGAGCGGTTCGCGGAGTACTGGAACGCCGACGCGATCAGCTTTGACAGCGTGACCTTCCTGCCCATCCCCGACACGACCGTGCGGCTGGCCAACCTGCAATCGGGCGACATCCACATGCTCGAACGCCTCGCCGCCACCGACCTCGCCCAGGCCGAAGGGGATGCCGATATCACCGTCGCCAGCGCCGTATCGCTGGGCTATCAGGGTATCACCTTCAACGTGAACAACGGCCCGCGCAGCGACAACCCATGGGGCAATGACAAGCGTCTGCGTCAGGCGCTCAGCTATGCCGTCGACCGTGAGGCGCTCAACCAGGTCGTATTCGAAGGGGCCTTCGCTCCGGGCAACCAGTCTTTCCCGCCGAACTCCCCTTGGTATGACACCGACCACCCGGTACCCGCTCGTGACGTGGACAAGGCCAAGGCACTGCTGGCGGAGGCCGGCTATCCCGACGGCATCGACCTTGAGGTTCAGGTGACCAACACGACCGTGCTGCTGCAATTGATGCAGGTGGTTCAGGCCATGGCGGCCGAGGCGGGCATACGCATCTCGCTCACCTCCAAGGAATTCGCGACCCTCCTCGCCGATCAATCCGCCGGTGAATATCAGGCCAGCCAGATCGGCTGGTCCGGCCGGGTCGATCCCGATGGCAACATCCATCAGTTCGTCACCACCGACGGCGGCATCAACGACAGTGGCTTTTCCGACCCCAAGGTGGATGAGTTGCTGGACGCGGCCCGTATTTCGACCGATGCGACCGAGCGGAAAGAGAGTTACGACGCAGCCCGTGACATCCTGATCGACGAGGCGCCACTCGTCTATCTCTACCACCAGACCTGGATCTGGGCGCATACGGCGGCCTTGCAGGGCTTCACACCCTATCCCGACGGGATGATCCGTCTCGAAGGCGTGACTTTGCAGGAGTAA
- a CDS encoding ABC transporter permease, giving the protein MLAFFLRRVLIAIPTIILISIFVFSLQKLLPGDPVLVMAGEERDPEVLEYLREKYRLNDPVPVQYLTWVGNALQGDLGVSLRTNQPVAELIGEKLPVTIQLAVMSMIFALVIGIPSGILSAVKKGTVTDYVANVVALSGLSVPNFWLGIMLILLVSVHWQLLPASGYVPLSEDFWRSITTMLMPAFVLGTALAATLMRHTRSAMLSVLTADYVRTARAKGLRERIVILKHAFRNALTPIVTLTALLFGELVAGAVLTEQIFTIPGFGKLVVDAVFNRDYAVVQGIVLVTAVGFILMNLLADMLYMLLNPRLRTG; this is encoded by the coding sequence ATGCTGGCTTTCTTTCTCAGACGGGTGCTGATCGCGATCCCCACGATCATCCTGATCTCGATCTTCGTCTTCTCGCTGCAAAAGCTGCTGCCGGGCGATCCGGTGCTGGTCATGGCGGGGGAAGAGCGGGACCCGGAGGTGCTGGAATACCTGCGGGAGAAATACCGGCTGAACGACCCGGTCCCGGTGCAATACCTCACCTGGGTCGGCAATGCGCTGCAAGGGGATCTGGGGGTGTCCCTGCGCACCAACCAACCGGTGGCCGAGCTGATCGGGGAAAAGCTGCCCGTCACCATCCAGCTCGCCGTGATGTCGATGATCTTTGCGCTTGTGATCGGCATACCGTCGGGCATCCTGTCTGCCGTCAAGAAAGGCACCGTGACCGATTATGTGGCCAATGTCGTGGCCCTCTCCGGTCTGTCGGTGCCCAACTTCTGGCTGGGGATCATGCTGATCCTTCTGGTCTCGGTGCATTGGCAGCTCCTGCCCGCCTCCGGTTATGTCCCTCTATCCGAGGATTTCTGGCGCTCCATCACCACGATGCTGATGCCCGCCTTCGTTCTGGGCACCGCCCTTGCGGCCACGCTGATGCGGCACACGCGGTCGGCCATGCTGTCGGTGCTCACCGCCGATTACGTACGGACCGCCCGGGCCAAGGGGCTGCGCGAACGGATCGTGATCCTGAAACATGCCTTCCGCAATGCGCTGACGCCCATCGTGACGCTTACCGCGCTGCTCTTCGGTGAACTCGTCGCCGGTGCCGTCCTGACTGAGCAGATCTTTACCATCCCCGGCTTCGGCAAGCTGGTCGTCGATGCCGTCTTCAACCGTGACTACGCCGTTGTGCAGGGGATCGTTCTGGTCACCGCCGTGGGCTTCATCCTGATGAACCTTCTGGCCGACATGCTCTATATGCTGCTGAACCCGCGGCTGAGGACGGGCTGA
- a CDS encoding ABC transporter permease gives MVTAPDPVLAKAPENRVWKKFRSHRSAMLGGILVTFFILIALLAPILPIPDPAATDWGAVRKPPSPAHPMGTDEIGRDVLSRMIWGAQASLLAGVVSVGIALCLGVPLGILAGYFGGWIDAIISRCTEALLAAPFLILAIALAAFLGPSLTNAMIAIGISATPIFIRLTRGQVLNVKAEDYVDSARAIGLPTHRILTRYIFPNVLPPILVQATLTIATAIIAEASLSFLGLGQQPPAPSWGSMLNTAKNFLNQAPWMALWPGISIFLVVLGFNLLGDGLRDALDPREQ, from the coding sequence ATGGTCACAGCCCCCGATCCCGTCCTCGCCAAGGCCCCCGAAAACCGCGTGTGGAAGAAGTTCCGCAGCCATCGCAGCGCGATGCTGGGCGGGATCCTCGTGACCTTCTTCATCCTAATCGCCCTTCTGGCGCCGATCCTGCCGATCCCCGACCCGGCGGCCACCGATTGGGGGGCCGTGCGCAAACCGCCCTCTCCCGCCCATCCGATGGGCACTGACGAGATCGGGCGCGACGTGCTCTCCCGGATGATCTGGGGCGCGCAGGCCTCGCTTCTGGCCGGCGTCGTGTCGGTTGGCATCGCGCTTTGCCTGGGCGTGCCTCTGGGCATTCTGGCAGGCTATTTCGGCGGCTGGATCGACGCCATCATCTCCCGCTGTACCGAGGCGCTGCTGGCCGCACCCTTCCTGATCCTCGCCATCGCCCTGGCTGCGTTTCTCGGCCCGTCGCTCACCAATGCGATGATCGCCATCGGCATCTCGGCCACGCCGATCTTCATCCGCCTCACGCGCGGGCAGGTCCTGAACGTCAAGGCCGAGGATTACGTGGACAGCGCCCGGGCGATCGGCCTGCCGACCCACCGTATCCTGACGCGGTATATCTTTCCCAACGTGCTGCCACCGATCCTTGTTCAGGCCACGCTGACCATCGCCACCGCCATCATTGCCGAGGCGTCGCTGTCCTTTCTGGGCCTCGGCCAGCAGCCGCCCGCGCCAAGCTGGGGGTCAATGCTGAACACCGCCAAGAACTTCCTCAACCAGGCGCCCTGGATGGCGCTTTGGCCGGGGATTTCGATCTTCCTTGTCGTGCTGGGCTTCAACCTTCTGGGCGACGGCCTGCGCGACGCGCTGGATCCAAGAGAACAATAA
- a CDS encoding gamma-glutamyltransferase family protein produces the protein MSDFTTRPEIRGTFGVATSTHWIASGVGFGILEKGGNAFDAAVACALTLQVVEPHLNGPAGDLPAIFHSVTTGKTEVLCAQGVAPAAATIARYKAQGLPLVPGSGLLATVVPGAFDGWMLMLRDHGSMDLHTVLEPAIFYAREGHPVLPRVAHTIAGLAEYFAQEWPSSAEVWTPGGQAPEPHGIFRNPDLARTYERLVEAGEAAGGPREHQIDAAREAWRSGFVADAIFDYLKDAEVIDVSGDKHGAVLAPSDMANWRATYEPTLSYDYHGWTVHKTQAWSQGPVMLQALSLLKGFDLGAMDPMGADFVHTVIEAMKLAYADREAYYGDPAHSDIPMDHLLSDAYADIRRALITDTASDLQRPGRVPGFEHLAEAYVERAARDFGVAEAVAQEPTMAHLTERRGDTVHLDIIDRWGNMVAATPSGGWLQSSPVIPGLGFALNSRAQMFWLEEGLPTSLAPGRRPRTTLTPSYAEKDGVQLVFGTPGGDQQDQWNLIWFLRFVHFGMGLQECMDAPLFHSMHFQGSFYPREAKPGEMMMEPAFGEDVIADLRSRGHKITVSEPWAIGRLTAALREPDGTLRAAATPRLMQAYAVGR, from the coding sequence ATGTCAGATTTCACCACACGCCCCGAGATCCGCGGCACGTTCGGCGTCGCAACCTCGACGCACTGGATCGCATCCGGCGTGGGGTTCGGGATCCTGGAAAAGGGCGGCAATGCCTTCGACGCCGCCGTCGCCTGCGCGCTGACCCTGCAGGTGGTCGAACCGCATCTGAACGGCCCCGCTGGCGACCTGCCCGCGATCTTCCATTCGGTGACAACCGGCAAGACCGAGGTGCTGTGCGCGCAGGGCGTGGCCCCCGCGGCGGCGACCATCGCGCGGTACAAGGCCCAAGGTTTGCCACTGGTGCCCGGCTCGGGCCTGCTCGCCACAGTGGTGCCCGGCGCCTTCGACGGCTGGATGCTGATGCTGCGCGATCACGGTAGCATGGACCTGCACACCGTGCTGGAACCCGCGATCTTCTATGCCCGTGAAGGCCATCCCGTTCTCCCGCGTGTGGCCCATACCATTGCGGGGCTGGCGGAGTATTTCGCGCAGGAATGGCCCAGCTCGGCAGAGGTCTGGACGCCGGGCGGCCAGGCGCCCGAACCGCACGGGATCTTCCGCAACCCCGATCTCGCGCGCACCTACGAAAGACTTGTCGAGGCGGGCGAGGCTGCGGGCGGCCCCCGCGAACATCAGATCGACGCCGCGCGGGAGGCGTGGCGCAGCGGTTTCGTGGCCGATGCCATCTTCGACTACCTCAAGGACGCCGAGGTCATCGACGTCTCCGGCGACAAGCACGGCGCCGTTCTGGCGCCCTCCGACATGGCGAACTGGCGCGCGACTTACGAGCCTACGCTGAGCTACGATTATCACGGCTGGACCGTGCACAAGACCCAGGCCTGGAGCCAGGGGCCGGTGATGCTGCAGGCCCTGTCGCTGCTCAAGGGTTTCGATCTTGGCGCGATGGACCCGATGGGCGCCGATTTCGTACATACCGTGATCGAGGCGATGAAACTCGCCTATGCCGACCGGGAAGCCTATTACGGCGATCCAGCCCACAGCGACATCCCGATGGATCACCTGCTGAGCGATGCCTATGCCGATATTCGCCGCGCGCTGATCACCGACACCGCGTCGGACTTGCAGCGCCCGGGCCGGGTACCCGGCTTCGAACACCTGGCCGAAGCCTATGTGGAGCGTGCCGCGCGGGATTTCGGCGTGGCCGAGGCCGTGGCCCAGGAACCGACGATGGCGCATCTGACCGAACGGCGCGGCGATACCGTGCATCTCGACATCATCGACCGCTGGGGCAACATGGTCGCGGCCACGCCGTCCGGCGGATGGCTGCAAAGCTCTCCGGTCATTCCAGGGCTGGGCTTTGCGCTCAATTCCCGGGCCCAGATGTTCTGGCTGGAAGAGGGTCTGCCCACCTCCCTCGCGCCCGGGCGTAGGCCGCGCACCACCCTCACGCCCAGCTATGCCGAAAAGGATGGTGTGCAACTGGTCTTCGGCACGCCGGGCGGCGATCAGCAGGATCAGTGGAACCTGATCTGGTTCCTCCGCTTCGTGCATTTCGGCATGGGCCTGCAGGAGTGCATGGATGCGCCCCTGTTTCACTCCATGCATTTTCAGGGCTCGTTCTATCCGCGCGAGGCGAAACCGGGCGAGATGATGATGGAGCCTGCCTTTGGCGAGGACGTCATCGCCGACCTGCGGTCCCGCGGCCACAAGATCACCGTGTCGGAGCCCTGGGCCATCGGTCGTTTGACCGCAGCCCTGCGCGAGCCCGACGGCACCCTGCGCGCCGCCGCGACGCCCCGGCTGATGCAAGCCTACGCGGTGGGCCGATGA
- a CDS encoding DUF1028 domain-containing protein, with the protein MTWSLIAHEPATGAVGLIVSSRFFACGAVVPFVGPEVAVASQAFCNPVWGTEGRARLAQDEAAQDVLDDLVRRDDGQAIRQAHLMDREGRFAAHTGADCTDWAGHLIADDHSVAGNMLSGPEVIQVTSDTYRSGHALPFAERLITAMQAGEAAGGDQRGRQAAGLVIHQGEDHAWLDLRADDHAAPLDELARLWAVAQERYVHFAKGMPTRARFSGLPTREGIDADIAAAEKERIASGLPSQSQAVDREDP; encoded by the coding sequence ATGACCTGGTCCCTGATCGCACACGAACCCGCGACCGGCGCCGTCGGTCTGATTGTGTCGAGCAGGTTCTTCGCCTGCGGTGCCGTCGTGCCCTTCGTCGGCCCAGAGGTCGCCGTGGCCAGCCAGGCCTTCTGCAATCCTGTCTGGGGCACCGAAGGCCGCGCGCGACTGGCCCAGGATGAGGCGGCGCAGGACGTGCTCGACGACCTCGTGCGCCGCGATGACGGTCAGGCCATCCGCCAGGCGCATCTTATGGACCGTGAGGGCCGGTTTGCCGCCCATACCGGCGCCGATTGCACCGATTGGGCCGGACACCTGATCGCAGACGACCATTCGGTGGCCGGCAACATGCTCAGCGGTCCGGAGGTGATCCAGGTCACCTCCGACACCTACCGCTCTGGCCATGCCCTGCCCTTCGCCGAGCGTCTGATCACGGCGATGCAGGCCGGCGAGGCGGCCGGCGGCGACCAGCGCGGGCGTCAGGCCGCAGGCCTGGTCATCCACCAGGGCGAGGATCACGCCTGGCTCGACCTGCGGGCCGACGACCATGCCGCGCCGCTCGACGAACTCGCCCGCCTCTGGGCGGTCGCACAGGAACGCTATGTCCATTTCGCCAAAGGCATGCCAACGCGCGCGCGCTTCTCCGGCCTGCCCACCCGCGAAGGGATCGATGCCGATATCGCCGCGGCGGAAAAGGAGCGCATCGCCAGCGGCCTGCCCAGCCAATCGCAGGCCGTGGACCGGGAGGACCCATGA
- a CDS encoding FadR/GntR family transcriptional regulator, whose product MTVIARQISAAQLRHKMLAMITEGHLPPDGRLPTERELAERFAVGRRSVRVALDQLEAEGLVWRRQGKGTFAGQPTDPTGDLAAQITGETNALQVMEARLCIEPELAGLCALRMQDEEIARLRALARRQFEASDPQAIELWDGALHRLIAQCARNRPLLTAFALLDKIRSNPDWVALRARARSDASMEVSNNEHQAIVDAIVSRHADLARTAMRDHLTTRFTALRALPGMAPDPGAPG is encoded by the coding sequence ATGACGGTCATAGCCCGGCAAATCTCCGCCGCGCAGCTTCGCCACAAGATGCTGGCGATGATCACCGAAGGCCACCTGCCACCCGACGGACGGCTCCCGACCGAGCGTGAGCTGGCCGAGCGCTTCGCCGTGGGCCGCCGCTCCGTTCGCGTCGCGCTTGATCAGCTCGAAGCCGAAGGGCTGGTCTGGCGCCGCCAGGGCAAGGGGACCTTTGCCGGCCAGCCGACCGACCCCACAGGCGACCTGGCTGCGCAGATCACCGGGGAGACCAACGCCCTGCAGGTTATGGAGGCGCGGCTTTGCATCGAGCCCGAGTTGGCCGGGCTCTGCGCGCTGCGCATGCAGGATGAGGAAATCGCGCGGCTGCGCGCCCTCGCACGGCGCCAGTTCGAAGCCTCCGATCCGCAGGCGATCGAGCTTTGGGACGGCGCCCTGCACCGTCTCATCGCGCAATGTGCGCGCAACCGGCCGTTACTCACGGCCTTCGCCCTTCTCGACAAGATCCGGTCGAACCCCGACTGGGTCGCATTGCGGGCGCGGGCGCGGTCCGACGCCTCGATGGAAGTGTCCAACAACGAACATCAGGCCATCGTCGATGCCATCGTATCCCGTCACGCCGATCTGGCCCGGACCGCGATGCGTGACCACCTCACGACCAGGTTCACCGCTCTGCGCGCCCTGCCCGGCATGGCCCCCGACCCCGGCGCCCCGGGCTGA
- a CDS encoding IclR family transcriptional regulator → MPRNTTRAESGLRAPTDAQRADPLFVRSIERAMQVLSAFHHADGPLSLSDIAEMAKMDRSGAQRMVHTLRNLGYVRRDASGHGFVPDLRILDHTLDYLRLDPLVRRATPILQELRKTVRERVDLSLFDDLRVLYAVRLQSKRETFNTTLVGHSVPTFCSSGGWAILSKLPDERVRDIVERSDRRPFTPHTLTEIDAVLDKVAETRRNGYAVSLNQILNGEIAAGFPVLDPDGRPVGAIHVAGSLAEWSPEDFVHRFVPLGLEAARGISLY, encoded by the coding sequence ATGCCGAGAAACACCACACGTGCCGAATCCGGCCTGCGCGCCCCAACGGACGCGCAACGCGCCGATCCACTTTTTGTCCGTTCGATCGAAAGGGCGATGCAGGTTCTGTCGGCTTTTCACCACGCCGACGGGCCGCTGTCGCTGTCGGATATCGCGGAAATGGCCAAGATGGACCGAAGCGGGGCGCAGCGTATGGTTCATACATTGCGCAATCTGGGCTATGTTCGCAGGGACGCGTCGGGGCATGGCTTTGTCCCGGACCTCAGGATCCTGGACCACACGCTGGATTACCTCAGGCTTGATCCGCTGGTCCGCCGCGCCACGCCGATCCTCCAGGAGTTGCGAAAGACCGTGAGAGAGAGGGTGGACCTGTCGCTCTTCGACGATCTCAGGGTGCTTTACGCGGTGCGCCTGCAAAGCAAGCGAGAGACATTCAACACCACGCTTGTGGGTCACTCGGTGCCGACGTTTTGCAGTTCCGGGGGCTGGGCGATCCTGTCGAAGCTGCCTGACGAAAGAGTGCGTGACATCGTCGAACGGTCGGACCGACGCCCCTTTACCCCGCACACGCTGACGGAGATTGACGCGGTGCTCGACAAGGTGGCGGAGACGCGGCGCAATGGCTACGCGGTCAGCCTCAACCAGATCCTGAACGGAGAGATCGCAGCGGGCTTCCCGGTTCTGGATCCCGATGGGCGCCCGGTGGGCGCGATCCACGTGGCTGGATCACTTGCCGAATGGTCGCCGGAGGATTTCGTGCACCGCTTCGTCCCGCTGGGGCTGGAGGCCGCAAGGGGGATCAGCCTTTACTGA
- a CDS encoding M81 family metallopeptidase: MAFRVALAGFLHETNTFAPSKAQMSDFVHGGGYMPMARGAEIIAGGRDINLGIGGAIRFAESAGWDTVPVLWAGATPSAHVAQDAYESITSEIISGIWDAGPLDGVFLDLHGAMVAEEAEDGEGTLLTRLRDAIGPDVPIAAALDLHGNITDDMVRAADMLVGFRTYPHVDMAETGRRAAEQLDRLMRQGRPDAASCRRLPFLVPIAWQSTLAEPGRTLYELVAESEGRAVQSTSFFFGFPAADFPGCGPTVVCYADTQDAADAAANRIEEAVLAAEAALAGTSYDPDAGVIEAMRLARTADRPIVIADTQDNPGAGADSNTTGMLRALVRNGARKAALGNMFDPDAARAAHQAGVGSTISIALGGTSGIDGDSPFEGRFTVETLSQGDLVAKGPFYGGAPLNLGPSACLRIDDVRVVVVSRKAQMADQEMYRFVGIEPTEQAILVNKSSVHFRADFDPIAETILTCTAPGPMPISPASLPFRHLAPGMRLEPMGQPFAPPVEAAQ, encoded by the coding sequence ATGGCATTCCGGGTCGCGCTGGCAGGATTTCTGCACGAAACCAATACATTTGCGCCCAGCAAGGCACAGATGTCCGACTTCGTTCATGGCGGGGGCTATATGCCGATGGCCCGTGGTGCCGAGATCATCGCGGGCGGGCGGGACATCAATCTGGGCATCGGCGGTGCGATCCGGTTTGCAGAATCAGCAGGCTGGGACACCGTTCCCGTGCTCTGGGCCGGGGCCACACCGTCGGCTCATGTTGCACAGGATGCCTATGAAAGCATCACAAGCGAAATAATTTCGGGCATCTGGGACGCAGGCCCTCTGGACGGCGTCTTTCTCGATCTGCATGGCGCCATGGTCGCCGAAGAGGCGGAGGATGGAGAAGGCACGCTTTTGACCCGCCTGCGGGACGCCATCGGTCCGGACGTGCCCATTGCCGCCGCGCTCGACCTGCACGGCAATATCACCGATGACATGGTCAGGGCCGCCGATATGCTCGTCGGCTTTCGCACCTATCCGCATGTCGATATGGCCGAAACCGGGCGGCGGGCTGCCGAACAGCTCGACCGGCTGATGCGGCAGGGCAGACCGGATGCAGCGTCCTGTCGCCGCCTGCCCTTCCTGGTGCCCATTGCCTGGCAAAGCACGCTGGCCGAACCGGGTCGTACCCTCTACGAGCTTGTCGCGGAAAGCGAGGGGCGCGCGGTACAATCGACGTCGTTCTTCTTCGGCTTCCCCGCCGCCGATTTCCCAGGCTGTGGACCGACGGTCGTCTGCTATGCCGACACGCAGGATGCCGCGGACGCCGCGGCCAACCGGATTGAAGAGGCGGTGCTGGCGGCAGAGGCCGCTCTTGCCGGCACCTCCTATGACCCTGATGCCGGGGTGATCGAAGCGATGCGCCTGGCAAGGACGGCGGATCGTCCCATCGTCATCGCCGACACGCAGGACAATCCCGGTGCAGGCGCGGATTCCAACACCACAGGCATGTTGCGGGCGCTGGTGCGCAACGGTGCGCGCAAGGCCGCACTTGGCAACATGTTTGATCCCGACGCCGCCCGCGCCGCTCATCAGGCCGGTGTGGGGTCGACGATCAGTATCGCACTCGGCGGCACCTCCGGCATCGACGGCGACAGTCCGTTCGAGGGCCGCTTTACAGTGGAAACCCTCTCGCAAGGAGATCTTGTGGCCAAGGGGCCATTTTATGGCGGCGCACCCCTGAACCTCGGGCCTTCGGCGTGCCTGCGCATCGACGACGTGCGCGTCGTCGTGGTCAGCCGCAAGGCTCAGATGGCCGATCAGGAGATGTACCGCTTCGTGGGCATCGAACCGACCGAACAGGCGATCCTTGTCAACAAAAGCTCGGTCCATTTCCGGGCCGATTTCGACCCCATCGCCGAAACCATCCTGACCTGCACGGCCCCAGGGCCGATGCCCATCAGCCCGGCCAGCCTGCCCTTTCGGCATCTGGCCCCCGGCATGCGGCTGGAACCGATGGGTCAGCCCTTTGCCCCACCAGTGGAGGCCGCACAATAG
- a CDS encoding ABC transporter substrate-binding protein, with translation MKLPFTLKQTPIALGRLMRSSVFSATMLGLAALAGPVSAETLVAVKHSALRVLDPIMTTAYMSRNHGYMIYDTLFALNAEMVPQPQMVDSWEVSEDGLTYRFTLRDGLMFHDGAPVTGDDVAASIARWGERDGMGQVLMDFVESMGSDGDNVFVMNLKEPYGLVIDSLAKPSSNVPFIMPARLAATPSTEQVPEQIGSGPFKWAADEFQPGVRAVYLKNEDYVPRDEPSSWSAGAKEAKVDRVEWVVMPDDQTALNALMAGEIDYWESPPSDLLPILDANEEITVRNLNVLGMQTIMRPNALHPPMDNPLVRKAAIASVSQQDVLDALVGNPELYNLCGAMFVCGTPLATDIGSETLVQGNGMDMAKEMLAEAGYDGTPIVIMHPTDVGTLRTQPVVVAQAMRDAGFTVDLQAMDWQTLVGRRASQAAPEDGGWHMFMTNWVGADVFNPLVNNMVNGKGPEGGWFGWPDVPKLEELRMAYATETDLDTQVELAAEIQKVAFEEGVYAPIGQYFVPTAWNANLDGVLDGPAPFFWNISKN, from the coding sequence ATGAAGTTACCATTCACCCTGAAACAGACGCCGATTGCCCTTGGACGTTTGATGCGAAGTTCGGTGTTCAGCGCCACGATGCTGGGGCTCGCAGCCCTTGCAGGCCCGGTCAGCGCCGAAACGCTGGTGGCCGTGAAGCACTCCGCTTTGCGCGTGCTCGACCCGATCATGACCACGGCTTACATGAGCCGCAATCACGGCTACATGATCTATGACACGCTCTTTGCGCTGAACGCAGAGATGGTGCCCCAGCCCCAGATGGTCGACAGCTGGGAGGTGTCCGAAGACGGGCTGACCTACCGCTTCACCCTGCGCGACGGGCTGATGTTCCATGACGGCGCGCCGGTTACCGGCGACGACGTGGCCGCCTCCATCGCCCGCTGGGGCGAACGTGACGGGATGGGCCAGGTCCTGATGGATTTTGTCGAAAGCATGGGATCGGACGGCGACAACGTCTTCGTGATGAACCTCAAGGAGCCCTATGGCCTGGTGATCGACAGCCTCGCCAAACCATCCTCGAACGTGCCCTTCATCATGCCGGCGCGGCTGGCGGCCACACCTTCGACCGAACAGGTGCCCGAGCAGATCGGCTCAGGCCCGTTCAAATGGGCTGCGGATGAGTTTCAGCCCGGCGTGCGCGCCGTCTATCTCAAGAACGAGGATTACGTGCCCCGGGATGAGCCGTCTAGCTGGTCCGCAGGCGCAAAGGAAGCCAAGGTCGACCGCGTCGAATGGGTGGTGATGCCCGACGACCAGACCGCACTGAACGCGCTGATGGCCGGAGAGATCGACTATTGGGAAAGCCCGCCGTCGGATCTGTTGCCAATCCTCGATGCCAACGAAGAGATCACGGTGCGCAACCTCAACGTGCTGGGTATGCAGACGATCATGCGGCCCAATGCGCTGCATCCGCCGATGGACAATCCGCTGGTGCGCAAGGCCGCCATCGCCTCTGTCTCGCAACAGGATGTTCTCGACGCTCTGGTCGGCAATCCCGAACTCTACAACCTCTGCGGCGCGATGTTTGTCTGCGGCACACCTCTGGCCACCGATATCGGCTCGGAAACGCTGGTGCAGGGCAACGGCATGGACATGGCCAAAGAGATGCTGGCAGAGGCCGGCTATGACGGCACGCCCATCGTGATCATGCATCCCACCGACGTGGGCACCTTACGCACCCAGCCGGTTGTCGTGGCGCAGGCGATGCGCGATGCGGGCTTCACCGTCGATCTGCAGGCAATGGACTGGCAGACGCTGGTCGGACGGCGCGCGTCTCAGGCCGCACCCGAAGATGGCGGCTGGCACATGTTCATGACCAACTGGGTGGGTGCGGATGTCTTCAACCCGCTGGTCAACAACATGGTGAACGGCAAGGGCCCGGAGGGCGGCTGGTTCGGCTGGCCCGACGTCCCCAAGCTGGAAGAGCTGCGCATGGCCTATGCGACCGAAACCGATCTCGACACGCAGGTGGAACTGGCTGCCGAGATCCAGAAGGTTGCGTTCGAGGAAGGCGTCTATGCCCCCATCGGTCAGTACTTCGTGCCGACCGCATGGAATGCCAACCTCGACGGCGTTCTGGACGGCCCCGCGCCGTTCTTCTGGAACATCTCCAAGAACTGA